The nucleotide sequence GTTGACGCTGACCATCCACCAGTTGTTGACAATGGGATTCTGGTTTGTGCTCTTCATTCTTCTCCTGGTTGTCCTCATGGCGGTCGATGTGGCCCTGACGCGATACAACGATTTTGAATTGATCCGGCGGGGGCATACCGCCGTCGCTTTGCGGTTCGTGTTAAAACTTCTCGCCCATGCGCTGATCATTTCCCGATCCATGATGATCAGCCAGGTCGTATGGGATGCGGCGGTGATCTCCGCCTACGCTTTCGTGCTGCTCTTGATCGTCCAGTGGCTATTTGACCTGGTGATGAAACGGGCCGCAGGGATCGACATGAGCAAAAACATTGCGGAGAACCATATGCCCAGCGCCTTATTGTCGGGATCCCTGCACGTGGTTGGCGCCGTGATCCTGATGGGATCGATGTAAAGGAGGAACGACTATGTCCGTATGGAAAAGGGTGGCCGACCTGATTCGCGCCCGGGACCCTCATCCTGCGGTGGTGCAAAAAACGTGGTTCACTTTAAGGCCCGGGGACGTTGTTCAGGTGGAACTGACCGAGTACATCGTCGAAGCCGCCGCCGCCTTTAACGCCATCCAGAGTATACACTATGTACTCCGGGACGGGCGCACGTACCGCCATTTGGTGATCGACCGGGGGGAAGGACTGGTTTTCCGCCTGTATGAAACCCTGGATGGCAGGCTGGACGACATTGGAGAGATCCCCGAGACGGTACATTTGGACGGAGTGGATTACCATCTCGAATCCCAGCAGGAATCCCCGGCCTGGGTGGATGGCCCCATGCATCTGGTGCACGGGGACACCGTATATATTTGGAACCATCAAAGCGACGATCGTGGCCTGTTCCGGGTGGAATGGCAGAACGGAAAATATTGGTTTGGGCTGGGGCGGTTTACCGAAGAATTTGACGCCAGGATCATTGCCGGCACATGAACGGACGAAAGGTAAAGCGTCGATCTTTTCGTCTGCTTGCCCTTTTGG is from Kyrpidia tusciae DSM 2912 and encodes:
- a CDS encoding DUF350 domain-containing protein, whose amino-acid sequence is MTLTIHQLLTMGFWFVLFILLLVVLMAVDVALTRYNDFELIRRGHTAVALRFVLKLLAHALIISRSMMISQVVWDAAVISAYAFVLLLIVQWLFDLVMKRAAGIDMSKNIAENHMPSALLSGSLHVVGAVILMGSM
- a CDS encoding DUF4178 domain-containing protein, with protein sequence MSVWKRVADLIRARDPHPAVVQKTWFTLRPGDVVQVELTEYIVEAAAAFNAIQSIHYVLRDGRTYRHLVIDRGEGLVFRLYETLDGRLDDIGEIPETVHLDGVDYHLESQQESPAWVDGPMHLVHGDTVYIWNHQSDDRGLFRVEWQNGKYWFGLGRFTEEFDARIIAGT